A genome region from Nicotiana tabacum cultivar K326 chromosome 13, ASM71507v2, whole genome shotgun sequence includes the following:
- the LOC142168251 gene encoding zinc finger BED domain-containing protein DAYSLEEPER-like translates to MIFLASILDPRNKLDYVPFVIVRMFGEKEGKKLILEVKIYMDSLFDYYVKKKSKGSTSASSGNTTITVSGYGSFLKRGTMRTKLQSEKHKEVTGGLGAKSELDRYLAEDIEPETNEFKILNWWKINEPRFPILAEMACDVLAISISSVTSECAFSTRGRILDSFRSSLTPKLVQSLICLQDWLRGEHISTKVEEDLEYLEQLKLDLANCAKYSTIIDI, encoded by the exons ATGATCTTTCTTGCATCAATTTTGGATCCCCGTAACAAGCTTGACTATGTTCCTTTTGTAATTGTGAGGATGTTTGGAGAAAAAGAAGGGAAGAAATTGATTTTAGAAGTGAAAATTTATATGGATTCTTTGTTCGATTATTatgtaaagaaaaaatcaaaaggaTCTACATCTGCTTCATCAGGAAACACAACAATTACTGTGAGTGGTTATGGCAGCTTTTTGAAAAGAGGAACAATGAGAACGAAATTGCAATCTGAGAAACATAAGGAAGTGACAGGGGGTTTAGGTGCTAAATCAGAGTTAGATAGATATCTTGCTGAAGATATTGAGCCTGAAACAAATGAGTTTAAAATCTTAAATTGGTGGAAAATCAATGAGCCTAGATTTCCCATTCTTGCGGAGATGGCTTGTGATGTGTTAGCCATTTCTATTTCAAGTGTTACATCAGAATGTGCATTCAGCACTAGAGGTCGCATTCTTGACTCGTTTAGGAGTTCGTTGACGCCTAAACTGGTGCAATCTCTTATTTGTCTTCAAGATTGGCTTAGAGGTGAACATATTTCTACTAAAGTTGAGGAAGACTTGGAGTATCTGGAACAACTGAAACTTG ATTTGgctaattgtgcaaaatattcaACTATTATTGACATATAG